The following are encoded in a window of Bacteroidota bacterium genomic DNA:
- a CDS encoding TetR/AcrR family transcriptional regulator — translation MEEKNRNTEGKILKTAEDVFIRKGKAAARMQEIADEAGINKALLHYYYRSKDKLFESVFTTVIKQLMLPKIVKIVNEESDVFEIIRKFADFYIGVLIKNPYIPLFVLEEINKNPQRLAELFISAGLPSEKLIKKIQKQMDEGSIKQMDPRQIFVNLIALCVFPLVARNMVQAILFKNNKREYNKFLKSRKTEVADFIINSIKT, via the coding sequence ATGGAAGAAAAAAATAGAAATACTGAGGGGAAAATCCTGAAAACTGCTGAGGATGTTTTTATTCGGAAAGGAAAGGCAGCTGCACGAATGCAGGAAATTGCCGATGAAGCTGGCATTAATAAAGCCCTGCTACACTACTATTATCGTTCGAAAGACAAATTGTTCGAGTCGGTTTTTACAACGGTCATTAAGCAACTAATGCTGCCAAAAATTGTGAAAATTGTAAACGAAGAAAGCGATGTTTTTGAAATTATCAGGAAATTTGCTGACTTTTATATTGGGGTTTTAATAAAAAATCCATACATACCATTGTTCGTTTTAGAGGAAATAAACAAAAATCCGCAGCGTTTGGCAGAGCTTTTCATTAGTGCCGGACTACCTTCCGAAAAATTAATTAAAAAAATTCAAAAGCAAATGGATGAAGGCTCAATAAAGCAAATGGACCCCCGTCAGATATTTGTGAATCTGATAGCATTATGTGTTTTTCCGCTGGTAGCAAGAAATATGGTACAGGCAATTTTGTTTAAAAACAATAAAAGAGAATATAATAAATTTCTGAAATCGCGAAAAACTGAAGTTGCCGATTTTATAATAAATTCAATAAAAACATAA